The Sesamum indicum cultivar Zhongzhi No. 13 linkage group LG2, S_indicum_v1.0, whole genome shotgun sequence genome contains a region encoding:
- the LOC105175667 gene encoding uncharacterized protein LOC105175667, with protein sequence MASSSTSLHVIDDDDEFDWEAAAQEIDVACQATAAEKPTSISNIRSNLKCNLEYPPQEMRKKGKIDVNFNSLSSTRQSTLDRFIGVSSSNSDKFMGKVEFSEPVDGNISNSNIIDDKGDGTGADFEDVEMLNGFIKIDTDAAKTWIYPVNVPRRDYQFSITRTALFSNTLVVLPTGLGKTLIAAAVMYNFFRWFPEGKIVFAAPSRPLVMQQIEACHKIVGIPQEWTIDLTGQTNPTRRADFWKNKRVFFVTPQVLEKDIQSGSCLVKHLVCLVIDEAHRAMGNYSYCVAVRELMDTPVQLRILALTATPGCKQQTIQHIIDNLQISTLEYRNETDPDVLPYVNERKIELIEVAMGVEAVEINNLLLEVVRPFVGRLCAFGVLQKRDFQTLSPCDLLNSRDKFRQEPPMGLHHTKYGEIEGYFGVLITLYHVRKLLSSHGIRPAFEMLDEKLKQGSFARLMSRNEVLLKAKLLMQQTLSHGAPSPKLAKLLEVLIDHFKVKDPQNSRVIIFSNFRGSVRDILNALTNIGEFVKATEFIGQSSGKTLKGQSQKVQQAVLQKFRTGGYNVIVATSIGEEGLDIMEVDLVVCFDANVSPLRMIQRMGRTGRKHEGRVVVLACEGSELKGYMRKQANSKAIKKHMRNGGLNSFNFHSSPRMVPHFLKPEVQFLEMSIEEFVPRGKKVKDDNPVSLPAYKTKLTVAETDLLAKYFASAGEIAWRPSLIAFPHFQAFPSRVNKVVHSSRTGMLIDMMQYLQGLTFSEDNKILLAEDEDISDPCPRAEAVQPYCEIKEGSERSSDTEEKLKTEELEIDRELQKIDKDMRIEDFHKQKACLHTFLFVSEFVSVDDNGNVLVLSLPQLAVESNSKHMDGSSMASVCHLMPESEDHEENTVQAKDNPSSHLPEVQILVDSRLCNTDMQNGKLLSGAEEIFYTPVSDKMPKEMDLYGEDPNIVHDRKLMPLADEPSKDFEDSVLSPRLNNLIKSGIVPESPVNDSGTWNGDRGGDFTGPAFVSSPNLQSEVFINSSKQDGKALQDDSLKKMEVPCSSDNEMQTPELQWKNNAPKTCTSPIPVAEEMQTPFARLSEASTSKDWLLDSGVKPETVHQQCKFRRLRKHGDFNRKIPPEPKEQAEPSRKHRTSRRTDYHTATKLFKGEEKRAKDVTIYIEEEAEVSSEAMASNDEEDDQDNSSYEDSFIDDDANPTSAGTQAGPSKTDMMAIYRRSLLSQSPFQGLPNFATNFSPDSVFQSSRINESGSSSGMKHDPTPQTGLESTARNSQLACLEIPSEMADSKLESRKRKLSFYQAQSVPTVNLDKEFSLISEAPGKNSAMQIQAEKAEENRDIFEDDQFYEGIDLDAVEEEAAKLLRYKTDCSTQQTANVSEPIQHNLGVLGSPSFDLRF encoded by the exons ATGGCTTCCAGTTCCACTTCTCTGCACGTCATCGACGACGACGAT GAATTTGATTGGGAAGCAGCTGCGCAAGAAATTGATGTGGCATGCCAGGCAACTGCCGCTGAAAAACCCACCTCCATTTCTAATATTCGTTCTAATTTGAAGTGTAATTTAGAATACCCACCACAAGAAATGcgcaaaaaaggaaaaattgatGTTAACTTTAATTCACTTTCTTCAACTAGGCAATCTACATTAGATAGATTTATTGGGGTTTCTTCTAGCAATTCTGACAAGTTTATGGGAAAGGTGGAATTTTCAGAACCGGTTGACGGAAATATTAGTAACAGCAATATTATTGACGATAAGGGTGATGGTACTGGTGCTGACTTTGAAGATGTTGAGATGCTTAATGGATTCATCAAGATTGATACTGATGCTGCCAAGACTTGGATTTACCCAG TGAATGTCCCTCGTCGTGATTATCAATTCTCTATCACCAGGACTGCACTATTTTCCAATACTTTAGTTGTATTGCCAACAGGACTTGGAAAAACTCTTATTGCTGCAGCCgtcatgtataattttttcagatGGTTTCCTGAAG GTAAAATTGTTTTTGCTGCTCCTTCTAGGCCACTTGTCATGCAACAAATTGAAGCTTGTCATAAAATTGTTGGAATTCCACAA GAGTGGACCATTGATCTGACAGGCCAGACGAATCCCACCAGAAGAGCAGATTtttggaaaaacaaaagagtattttttgttACCCCACAAGTGTTAGAGAAGGATATACAATCTG gcTCATGTTTGGTGAAGCATCTCGTTTGCTTGGTAATTGATGAGGCGCATCGTGCTATGGGAAACTATTCCTACTGTGTAGCAGTCCGTGAG TTGATGGATACGCCTGTTCAACTAAGAATATTAGCATTGACTGCGACACCAGGAT GTAAACAGCAGACAATCCAGCATATAATCGACAATCTTCAAATATCTACACTTGAATACAGAAATGAAACTGATCCTGATGTACTTCCTTATGTGAATGAGAGAAAGATAGAATTGATTGAG GTTGCTATGGGTGTTGAAGCtgttgaaataaataatctgCTTCTGGAAGTAGTACGTCCATTCGTCGGCCGTCTCTGTGCATTTGGAGTGCTACAGAAGAGAGATTTCCAGACA TTAAGCCCCTGCGATTTGCTTAATTCAAGGGACAAATTTCGCCAAGAGCCTCCTATGGGCCTTCATCATACAAAGTACGGAGAAATTGAAGGTTATTTTGGAGTTCTGATAACATTGTACCATGTCCGGAAGTTGCTTTCAAGCCATGGAATAAGACCTGCATTTGAGATGCttgatgaaaaattgaaacaagG GTCATTTGCACGATTAATGAGCAGAAATGAAGTACTCTTGAAAGCAAAACTTCTAATGCAGCAAACTCTCTCCCATGGGGCCCCCAGTCCCAAATTGGCAAAATTGCTAGAAGTACTGATTGACCATTTCA AAGTTAAAGATCCACAAAACTCCAGGGTCAtcatcttttcaaattttaggggTAGTGTCAG GGACATACTTAATGCACTGACAAATATTGGTGAGTTTGTTAAAGCTACAGAGTTCATTGGACAAAGCTCAG GAAAAACCTTAAAGGGACAATCACAGAAAGTTCAACAGGCAGTTTTACAG AAATTTCGGACAGGTGGATACAATGTCATTGTTGCAACATCAATTGGTGAAGAAGGTCTAGATATTATGGAAGTTGATCTTGTTGTATGCTTTGATGCTAATGTCTCACCTTTGAGAATGATTCAGCGCATGGGGAGGACTGGAAGGAAGCATGAAGGACGAGTTG TAGTTTTAGCATGTGAAGGGTCAGAGTTGAAGGGTTACATGCGAAAGCAAGCAAATAGCAAGGCTATTAAGAAACATATGAGAAATGGTGGACTAAATAGCTTTAACTTCCATTCTAGTCCAAGGATG GTTCCCCATTTTCTCAAACCAGAAGTGCAATTTCTTGAGATGTCAATTGAAGAATTTGTTCCTCGTGGAAAGAAAGTGAAAGATGATAACCCTGTCTCGCTGCCTGCATACAAAACCAAGCTAACCGTTGCAGAGACAGATCTACTCGCCAAGTATTTTGCCTCTGCTGGAGAAATTGCTTGGAGACCATCTCTTATTGCCTTTCCTCACTTCCAGGCATTTCCTTCCCGTGTAAATAAAGTGGTACATTCATCTAGAACCGGGATGCTAATAGACATGATGCAATATTTGCAAGGCTTAACATTTTCCGAAGACAACAAGATTCTTTTGGCAGAG GACGAAGATATTTCTGATCCTTGCCCGAGAGCTGAAGCAGTGCAGCCTTAttgtgaaataaaagaag GTTCAGAGCGGTCTAGTGATACTGAAGAGAAACTGAAAACCGAAGAACTGGAAATTGATAGAGAACTTCAGAAGATTGATAAGGATATGCGCATCGAAGACTTCCACAAACAAAAAGCTTGCCTGCATACCTTCCTGTTCGTTTCAGAGTTTGTATCGGTTGATGATAATGGAAACGTCCTGGTTTTATCATTACCACAACTGGCTGTGGAATCTAATTCGAAACATATGGATGGTAGCAGTATGGCTTCTGTATGCCATTTGATGCCCGAGTCTGAAGATCATGAAGAGAATACTGTGCAAGCTAAAGATAATCCTTCTTCACATTTACCAGAAGTTCAGATTTTGGTTGATTCTAGGCTATGCAACACTGACATGCAAAATGGGAAACTCTTGTCTGGGGCGGAGGAAATTTTTTACACCCCAGTTTCCGACAAAATGCCCAAAGAGATGGATCTCTATGGTGAGGATCCTAATATCGTGCATGATAGGAAGCTAATGCCGTTGGCTGATGAGCCAAGCAAAGATTTTGAAGATTCTGTGCTTAGTCCAAGActgaataatttaatcaaaagtGGAATTGTTCCAGAATCTCCTGTAAATGATTCTG GAACATGGAATGGTGACAGAGGTGGTGATTTCACAGGTCCTGCTTTTGTTTCCTCCCCTAATTTGCAGAGTGAGGTCTTCATAAATTCTTCGAAACAGGATGGAAAGGCACTTCAAGATGACAGTTTGAAGAAAATGGAGGTCCCGTGTTCCAGTGATAACGAAATGCAAACACCTGAACTTCAGTGGAAGAATAATGCACCAAAAACATGCACATCACCTATTCCAGTTGCTGAAGAAATGCAAACTCCTTTTGCTAGATTGTCGGAGGCAAGCACCAGCAAAGACTGGCTTTTGGATTCTGGAGTAAAGCCTGAAACAGTTCACCAGCAGTGCAAATTCAGAAGGTTGCGCAAGCATGGAGATTTCAACAGGAAAATTCCTCCAGAACCCAAGGAACAAGCTGAGCCAAGTAGAAAACATAGAACTTCTAGGCGGACTGACTATCATACTGCCACTAAACTTTTCAAAG GTGAGGAGAAGCGAGCAAAAGATGTCACAATTTACATTGAAGAAGAAGCAGA GGTATCTTCAGAAGCTATGGCATCTAATGATGAGGAAGATGACCAGGATAACAGTTCATATGAGGACAGCTTCATAGATGATGATGCAAATCCTACATCGGCTGGTACACAAGCTGGTCCCAGTAAGACCGATATGATGGCAATTTACAG GAGATCGTTGCTCAGTCAATCTCCATTTCAAGGGTTGCCCAACTTCGCCACAAACTTTAGTCCCGACTCTGTGTTTCAAAGTAGCAGGATAAATGAAAGTGGGAGCTCATCAGGTATGAAACACGATCCTACTCCTCAAACTGGCTTAGAATCAACTGCTAGGAACTCTCAGTTGGCATGCCTTGAGATCCCCTCAGAGATGGCTGACAGCAAGCTGGAGAGCCGGAAAAGAAAACTGAGCTTCTATCAAGCTCAATCAGTACCCACAGTTAATTTAGACAAGGAGTTCTCACTAATTTCTGAAGCTCCAGGCAAAAACTCAGCCATGCAGATACAAGCAGAGAAGGCAGAGGAGAACAGGGACATATTTGAAGATGATCAGTTCTATGAAGGCATTGATCTTGACGCTGTGGAAGAAGAAGCTGCTAAACTACTAAGGTACAAGACAGATTGTTCTACGCAGCAAACAGCGAATGTGTCTGAACCAATTCAACACAATCTTGGGGTTCTAGGCTCTCCCTCATTTGATCTTCGGTTCTGA
- the LOC105175681 gene encoding uncharacterized protein LOC105175681 produces the protein MQKLLRRSPSASGPPILSANPPLSLPLYTSAFLSLAPSPAAPKMMSSSTPTLRHPHPIHQPRNPFSASAHSPRLVKMPPSSFRPCSCSVEDSVNTVPSRAWLVFKESTYGSVAAPYRAWYATRAGNSDKEGGELSVATENEGVNDVENVKARVQRRQRSGAGVGAVVVGNPDLLTIPGVGPRNLRKLVEKGFEGVAQLKQLYKDKFFGKSSQKMVEFLQSSVGIIHKNHAESITTFIKASVDEELKENGMKPAQKKRITLCVEGNISVGKTTFLQRIANETLELRDLVEVVPEPIDKWQNVGPDHFNILDAFYAEPERYAYTFQNYVFVTRVMQERESSGGIKPLRLMERSVFSDRMVFVRAVHEAKWMNEMEISIYDSWFDPVVSSLPGLIPDGFIYLRASPDTCHKRMMLRKRAEEGGVSLDYLRDLHEKHESWLFPFQSGNHGVLSVSKLPKDVDWTLHPNIKDRVFYLDGDHMHSSIQRVPALVLDCEPDIDFSRDIEAKREYARQVAEFFEFVKKKKEVSDASDVGEDAAKSDQGQVLLPHHGNLWLPGGQPFPDSALKSLEFRRAMSFMSQ, from the exons ATGCAGAAGCTGCTCCGGAGAAGCCCTTCTGCCTCTGGCCCCCCTATTTTATCCGCTAACCCTCCTCTCTCTCTGCCCCTCTACACCTCtgcttttctctctcttgcaCCTTCCCCCGCCGCCCCCAAGATGATGTCTTCTTCTACCCCCACTCTCCGGCACCCTCATCCTATACACCAACCCAGAAACCCCTTTTCCGCCTCTGCGCACAGCCCCAGGCTTGTGAAAATGCCTCCCTCTAGTTTCCGTCCCTGCAGTTGCTCTGTTGAGGATAGTGTTAATACGGTGCCGTCCAGGGCTTGGTTGGTTTTCAAGGAGAGTACTTATGGTAGTGTAGCTGCGCCGTACAGAGCTTGGTATGCTACGCGTGCCGGTAACTCGGATAAGGAGGGCGGTGAATTGTCTGtggcaacagaaaatgaaggaGTGAATGATGTGGAAAATGTGAAAGCCAGGGTGCAGAGGAGGCAGAGGAGTGGCGCCGGTGTTGGGGCTGTGGTGGTCGGGAACCCTGATTTGTTGACAATACCAGGTGTAGGGCCGAGGAATTTGAGAAAGCTAGTGGAGAAAGGCTTTGAGGGTGTAGCTCAGCTCAAACAGCTCTATAAGGATAAG TTTTTCGGGAAATCCAGTCAGAAAATGGTGGAGTTCTTACAAAGTTCTGTTGGGATCATACACAAAAACCATGCCGAGAGTATAACTACATTTATTAAGGCGAGCGTGGATGAAGAGCTGAAGGAGAATGGTATGAAGCCTGCCCAGAAGAAGCGAATTACTCTATGTGTTGAAGGAAATATCAGTGTTGGGAAGACCACATTCTTGCAGAGAATAGCTAATGAAACGCTTGAGCTTCGAGATCTTGTGGAAGTCGTCCCTGAACCAATTGACAAGTGGCAGAATGTTGGTCCAGACCACTTTAACATATTAGATGCATTTTATGCTGAGCCGGAAAGATATGCCTATACATTCCAGAACTATGTGTTTGTCACAAGAGTAATGCAGGAGCGAGAATCATCAGGTGGCATTAAACCTCTTCGGCTGATGGAAAGGAGTGTTTTCAGTGATAGAATG GTCTTTGTGAGAGCTGTTCATGAGGCAAAGTGGATGAATGAGATGGAGATTAGCATTTATGACTCATGGTTTGATCCTGTTGTCTCAAGTTTGCCCGGTCTTATTCCGGATGGTTTTATCTACCTTAGAGCTAGCCCTGATACTTGCCACAAGCGTATGATGTTGCGTAAGAGGGCAGAGGAGGGAGGAGTCTCTCTTGATTATCTACGGGACTTGCATGAAAAGCATGAAAGTTGGCTTTTCCCTTTCCAAAGTGGAAATCATGGAGTGCTGTCTGTAAGTAAGCTGCCAAAAGATGTTGACTGGACTTTACATCCTAATATCAAGGATCgagttttttatttggatgGTGATCATATGCACTCAAGCATCCAAAGG GTTCCTGCGTTGGTTCTCGACTGTGAGCCAGACATTGATTTTAGCAGAGACATAGAAGCCAAGCGGGA GTATGCACGTCAAGTTGCGGAGTTCTTTGAGTttgtgaagaaaaagaaagaagtgtCTGATGCTTCTGATGTTGGAGAAGATGCCGCAAAGAGCGATCAAGGTCAGGTATTGCTGCCTCATCATGGAAACTTGTGGTTGCCGGGTGGTCAGCCCTTCCCAGATTCGGCCCTAAAATCATTGGAGTTTAGACGAGCCATGTCTTTTATGTCTCAGTAG
- the LOC105177555 gene encoding putative wall-associated receptor kinase-like 16, with the protein MKSLIMMKKTKLLDLQCLPIVIDPFIIILIFMMGSLPPTLSVSNYSVAKPNCIDRCGDVRIPFPFGTTPDCYENRSFFVECNQTFSPPKLYWGNSSIEITNISLDGQLTVLQYIARDCYAPNATRISHNNPWITLPKYFTVNNTANKFTIVGCDTYAYVSGRWLNQSYTTGCMAFCNAKDDLVEGSCMGLGCCQLTYIPQDVWSVEIDLRSYSNYTNRSGFDNCSYAFLAEETAFTVSRHSIAKLKNVTHLPMLADWAIGNMTTCKEAEKNSSAYACKSLNSKCHKPENGYGYRCSCLEGYQGNPYLVDGCQDIDECKLGKCRDDCRNTNGNYTCLCPKGYHGDGQNCSPAGDSGESLILKLVAGIAVAIILLLLVAFLLYWEHKKRSFNKMKQKFFLQNGGTLLQEKLHARGRSPESVKIFTSFELKKATDDFNDSMIVGQGGFGIVYKGLLPDNSIVAIKKSKYVDPNQVEQFINEVIVLSQVNHRNVVRLLGCCLETEVPLLVYEFISNGTLSSHIHNQARAHFLSWDIRLKIAAEAAGVLSYLHSAAATPIIHRDIKSENILLDHGFTAKVSDFGASRLVPLDHTQLSTVVQGTLGYLDPEYMQTNQLTEKSDVYSFGVVLLELLTGRRAITFDKPEDEKNLANFFFSVLKQERLFDVLDDNILGDDRNREQIMEVARLAQGCLNVKGEDRPSMKEVAMELEGLRHGGNHSWAQNESNAEEAESLLGARYNGISIDSDGDSRSVGFDSLKNAVVLGGGR; encoded by the exons ATGAAGTCACTCATAATGATGAAGAAGACGAAGCTGCTGGACCTGCAGTGCCTGCCCATAGTAATTGATCccttcatcatcatcctcatctTCATGATGGGCAGCTTACCACCAACTCTATCAGTCTCAAATTATTCAGTTGCAAAGCCCAACTGCATTGATCGTTGCGGCGACGTAAGAATCCCTTTTCCTTTTGGCACCACACCAGATTGTTACGAAAACCGTAGTTTCTTTGTCGAATGCAACCAAACCTTCAGTCCCCCTAAACTTTACTGGGGAAACAGCTCAATAGAGATCACAAATATATCACTAGATGGCCAACTCACAGTCTTGCAGTACATAGCTCGTGACTGCTATGCTCCAAATGCCACCCGGATTTCACATAACAATCCGTGGATAACGTTACCCAAATATTTTACAGTTAACAATACTGCGAACAAGTTCACTATTGTGGGTTGTGATACATATGCCTATGTTTCCGGTAGGTGGCTTAACCAGTCGTACACAACGGGTTGCATGGCCTTCTGTAACGCCAAGGACGATCTGGTGGAAGGATCCTGCATGGGGTTAGGCTGCTGCCAGCTGACCTACATTCCTCAAGATGTTTGGAGTGTGGAAATTGACCTGAGGAGTTATAGTAATTATACAAATCGTTCAGGCTTCGATAATTGCAGCTATGCTTTTCTTGCTGAGGAAACTGCCTTCACTGTTTCTCGGCATAGTATTGCAAAATTGAAGAATGTTACACACCTTCCTATGCTGGCTGATTGGGCAATTGGGAATATGACGACATGCAAGGAGGCCGAGAAGAACTCCTCAGCTTATGCTTGTAAAAGTCTTAATTCCAAGTGCCACAAGCCCGAAAACGGTTATGGGTACCGATGTAGTTGCCTGGAGGGCTATCAAGGAAATCCTTATCTCGTTGATGGCTGTCAAG ATATAGATGAATGTAAGCTCGGCAAGTGCAGAGATGATTGTCGGAACACCAATGGCAACTATACCTGTCTTTGCCCAAAAGGGTACCATGGTGATGGACAAAATTGCAGTCCTGCAGGTGATTCTGGTGAATCACTCATTCTAAAACTTGTAGCAG GAATTGCCGTTGCGATCATACTCCTGCTACTTGTTGCTTTCTTGTTGTACTGGGAACACAAGAAAAGAAGCTTCAACAAGATGAAGCAGAAGTTCTTCCTTCAAAATGGTGGCACACTGTTACAAGAGAAGCTCCATGCAAGAGGAAGATCACCAGAATCTGTGAAGATTTTCACTTCATTTGAGCTTAAAAAAGCAACAGATGACTTTAATGATAGTATGATAGTTGGCCAAGGAGGCTTTGGCATCGTGTACAAAGGCTTGTTACCAGATAACAGCATAGTTGCCATCAAGAAGTCTAAATACGTCGATCCAAACCAAGTCGAGCAATTCATCAATGAGGTGATAGTTCTTTCTCAAGTAAACCACAGAAATGTCGTTAGGCTCCTTGGTTGTTGCTTAGAAACAGAAGTTCCTCTTCTGGTATATGAATTCATCAGCAACGGAACGCTTTCTTCACACATACACAATCAAGCGAGGGcacattttctttcttgggaTATACGACTAAAGATTGCTGCAGAAGCTGCTGGAGTGCTCTCATACTTGCACTCAGCTGCTGCGACTCCAATCATACATAGAGACATCAAGTCAGAAAATATTCTATTAGATCATGGTTTCACAGCTAAAGTGTCTGATTTTGGAGCCTCAAGACTGGTTCCTCTGGATCATACGCAGTTGTCTACAGTGGTGCAGGGAACTCTTGGATACTTAGATCCTGAATACATGCAAACCAACCAATTGACTGAGAAAAGTGATGTCTATAGCTTCGGTGTAGTCCTCTTGGAACTACTAACAGGCAGGAGGGCTATAACCTTTGATAAGCCAGAGGACGAGAAAAATTTAgccaactttttcttttctgtgcTAAAGCAAGAACGCTTATTTGATGTTCTTgatgataatattttgggtGATGATCGAAATAGGGAACAGATAATGGAAGTTGCTAGGCTTGCACAGGGGTGCTTAAATGTGAAAGGGGAAGATAGGCCTAGTATGAAAGAAGTTGCAATGGAACTAGAAGGGCTGAGACATGGAGGGAATCACTCATGGGCCCAAAATGAAAGCAATGCAGAAGAGGCGGAATCCTTGCTTGGTGCGCGATATAATGGCATTTCCATTGACAGTGATGGTGATAGCAGGAGTGTTGGATTTGATAGCCTCAAGAATGCTGTTGTACTGGGTGGAGGAAGATGA